Proteins from a single region of Flaviflexus salsibiostraticola:
- a CDS encoding alpha/beta fold hydrolase: MDLTHIIAVGEPRGTILLLHGYAEHAGRYSSLIETFAAAGYDVFFYNQPGHGGEPGPAARVDVAELITLHRRARALVAERMRTDRLILFGHSMGGVITAASALIDPSGLAAVMLSGPAFRARPELPGGIARLGYRLAIYLPFLPVTTLDPTNISRDPDVVRDYKDDQLVYQGPVSLLSGASMAVHGRRALDHAHRWDTSVPLFIAHGDADSIANVEGSCEFAAAVRRAGGSAHLVTVPGGYHEILRDPGHELLERQMVEWLDLHGLHARASVN; this comes from the coding sequence ATGGACCTCACTCACATCATTGCGGTCGGAGAGCCACGCGGGACGATCCTTCTCCTCCACGGGTATGCGGAGCACGCGGGACGCTATTCCTCGCTCATCGAGACCTTCGCGGCCGCCGGCTATGACGTGTTCTTCTACAACCAGCCCGGCCACGGCGGCGAGCCGGGGCCAGCTGCCCGCGTCGACGTGGCCGAGCTCATCACCCTCCATCGGAGGGCGCGCGCCCTCGTCGCGGAGCGGATGAGGACCGACAGACTCATCCTGTTCGGCCATTCCATGGGTGGGGTCATCACCGCCGCATCTGCCCTCATCGACCCGTCCGGCCTCGCCGCCGTCATGCTCTCGGGCCCGGCCTTCCGGGCCCGGCCGGAGCTGCCCGGCGGCATCGCCCGCCTCGGCTACCGCCTCGCGATCTACCTGCCGTTCCTTCCCGTGACCACGCTCGATCCGACGAACATCAGCCGGGACCCCGACGTCGTCCGCGACTATAAAGACGATCAGCTCGTCTATCAGGGACCGGTCTCGCTCCTGTCTGGGGCGTCAATGGCAGTCCACGGCCGGAGGGCGCTCGATCACGCCCACCGCTGGGACACGAGTGTTCCGCTCTTCATCGCCCACGGTGATGCGGACTCGATCGCGAACGTCGAGGGCTCCTGTGAGTTCGCGGCGGCGGTCCGCCGCGCGGGCGGCTCAGCCCACCTTGTCACGGTCCCGGGCGGGTACCACGAGATCCTCCGCGACCCCGGCCATGAGCTCCTTGAACGGCAGATGGTCGAGTGGCTCGATCTGCACGGCCTGCACGCGCGCGCTTCAGTGAACTGA
- a CDS encoding SAF domain-containing protein, which yields MSSRPTLRAMLWRWRRLIAATLIALCLALVVASISASGRVTPVEMMVAGRDLSAGHVLTESDIRWVEAPSGVIPGDLLIKDVSDSRLAIAAPEGTPLTTPILIGPTLADSAPDGTVVIPLILSTPQELTPVGSLVDLWVADEAGTAHQMATGATILAYSESESSSGFGSDELTYSYVAVPVDDATLVLGMSTQRPLLAVLNRQGQ from the coding sequence ATGTCCTCTCGCCCGACTCTCCGCGCGATGCTGTGGCGATGGCGCAGGCTCATCGCCGCCACGCTCATCGCCCTCTGTCTCGCCCTCGTCGTCGCCTCGATCAGCGCGTCCGGCCGAGTCACCCCCGTCGAGATGATGGTGGCAGGGCGCGATCTGTCCGCGGGCCACGTCCTCACCGAGTCCGATATCAGGTGGGTCGAGGCGCCCTCGGGCGTCATCCCCGGCGATCTGCTGATCAAGGACGTGAGCGACAGTCGGCTGGCGATCGCGGCGCCCGAGGGTACTCCCCTGACCACGCCGATCCTCATCGGGCCGACGCTCGCCGATTCCGCACCGGACGGCACCGTCGTCATCCCCCTCATCCTCTCCACCCCGCAGGAGCTCACTCCTGTCGGGTCGCTCGTCGACCTGTGGGTGGCCGACGAGGCGGGCACCGCGCACCAGATGGCGACGGGTGCGACGATCCTCGCGTACTCCGAGTCGGAGAGTTCAAGCGGATTCGGGAGCGACGAGCTCACGTACTCGTATGTCGCCGTTCCAGTCGATGACGCTACATTGGTCCTTGGCATGAGCACACAGCGGCCGCTCCTGGCCGTTCTCAACAGACAGGGACAGTGA
- a CDS encoding nucleoside deaminase, which yields MGEITDHDRKYLLRCAELARRALDCGDEPFGAILVDGDGHQRIADRNRVAGGDGTRHAELAIARWSAEHLTPETRARSTVYTSGEPCPMCAAAHAWVGLGRIVYASSTEQLISWYREWGIPAGPVAPLSISAVAPGVPTAGPDPEISAEVKELHRRRHGIE from the coding sequence ATGGGGGAGATCACGGACCACGACCGCAAGTACCTATTGCGCTGCGCGGAGCTTGCGCGCCGAGCGCTCGATTGCGGGGATGAGCCGTTCGGGGCGATCCTCGTCGACGGGGACGGGCATCAGCGGATCGCGGACCGCAACCGTGTCGCCGGTGGCGATGGCACCCGCCACGCGGAGCTTGCGATCGCCCGCTGGTCGGCCGAGCATCTCACGCCCGAGACGCGTGCTCGATCGACCGTCTACACGTCGGGGGAGCCCTGCCCCATGTGTGCGGCCGCCCACGCCTGGGTCGGCCTCGGCCGGATCGTCTACGCGTCGAGCACCGAGCAGCTCATCTCGTGGTACCGGGAGTGGGGCATCCCCGCGGGGCCGGTCGCGCCGCTGTCGATCAGCGCCGTCGCCCCCGGCGTGCCCACCGCCGGCCCCGACCCCGAGATCAGTGCCGAGGTCAAGGAGCTTCACCGGCGGCGGCACGGGATCGAGTGA
- a CDS encoding HpcH/HpaI aldolase family protein → MPIRLTLPPTFGQRLRDSDRAQVGMWVSSGSPTNAEICAGSGLDWLLIDGEHSPLSLQSIQDQLRAAAPYPITPVVRVPAADTVLIKQHLDLGAQNLLIPMVDTAEQAAHAVAATRYPPEGVRGVGSALARAARWNRVDGYLENANAEHVSVIAQIESATAVDNALEICRSGVDAIFIGPSDLAASMGLIGQQAHPEVVENIYRTIRAAREASIPVGINAFDPGLARGYIEDGIDFILVGADVAILARQSEALADSYIGGSEAERSSY, encoded by the coding sequence ATGCCGATTCGTCTGACCCTGCCGCCCACGTTCGGCCAGCGGCTGCGGGATTCGGACCGCGCCCAGGTCGGCATGTGGGTGAGCTCAGGCAGTCCCACCAACGCGGAGATCTGTGCGGGATCCGGGCTCGACTGGCTCCTCATCGACGGCGAGCACTCGCCGCTCTCGCTCCAGTCGATCCAGGATCAGCTGCGGGCCGCCGCCCCCTACCCGATCACCCCGGTCGTCCGGGTGCCGGCGGCCGACACGGTCCTCATCAAGCAGCACCTCGACCTCGGGGCGCAGAACCTCCTCATCCCCATGGTCGACACCGCCGAGCAGGCCGCCCACGCAGTGGCCGCGACGAGGTACCCGCCGGAGGGTGTGCGGGGAGTCGGATCGGCACTGGCCCGCGCCGCCCGCTGGAACCGGGTCGACGGCTACCTGGAGAACGCGAACGCCGAGCATGTCTCCGTCATCGCCCAGATCGAGAGCGCGACCGCAGTCGACAATGCGCTCGAGATCTGCCGGTCGGGGGTGGACGCGATCTTCATCGGTCCGTCCGACCTGGCCGCCTCCATGGGCCTCATCGGCCAGCAGGCCCACCCTGAGGTCGTCGAGAACATCTACCGAACGATCCGAGCGGCCCGCGAGGCCAGCATCCCAGTCGGCATCAATGCCTTCGACCCGGGCCTCGCTCGCGGCTATATCGAGGACGGCATCGACTTCATCCTCGTGGGAGCCGATGTCGCGATCCTCGCCCGGCAGTCAGAGGCGCTCGCGGATTCCTATATCGGCGGTTCGGAGGCGGAGCGCTCCTCCTACTGA
- a CDS encoding metallopeptidase family protein: MTEDEFEQAVADALDMVPDELMEAVDNVVILIEDEPRPDMVLPEELDESGQAQLLGLYEGTALTDRDDGWAGALPDTIFIFRGPLSRFCETREELIEEIAVTVIHEIAHHFGIDDDRLHELGWA, from the coding sequence ATGACGGAAGACGAGTTCGAGCAGGCCGTGGCGGATGCTCTGGACATGGTGCCCGATGAGCTGATGGAGGCAGTCGACAACGTCGTCATCCTCATCGAGGACGAGCCGCGGCCGGACATGGTCCTCCCAGAGGAGCTCGACGAGTCTGGTCAGGCACAGCTGCTCGGCCTCTACGAGGGCACGGCCCTGACGGATCGCGACGATGGATGGGCGGGGGCCCTTCCGGATACGATCTTCATCTTCCGGGGCCCGCTCAGCCGCTTCTGCGAGACCCGCGAGGAGCTCATCGAGGAGATCGCCGTGACCGTCATCCACGAGATCGCCCATCATTTCGGCATCGACGACGATCGGCTCCACGAGCTCGGCTGGGCCTGA
- the mscL gene encoding large conductance mechanosensitive channel protein MscL produces MIQGFKDFISRGNAIDLAVGVVIGAAFTGVVNAIVDKFFNPLVGAIFGEPNFDSVGRFTINGAEILPGAILTALVSFLLVAVALYFFIVMPMNRLAERRAAGIEQEPQAPAEDIALLTEIRDLLRETSRPQS; encoded by the coding sequence ATGATCCAGGGTTTCAAAGACTTCATCTCGCGCGGCAACGCCATCGACCTCGCCGTCGGCGTCGTCATCGGGGCGGCTTTCACAGGTGTCGTCAACGCCATCGTCGACAAGTTCTTCAACCCGCTCGTCGGGGCCATCTTCGGCGAGCCCAACTTCGATTCGGTCGGCCGGTTCACGATCAACGGCGCCGAGATCCTGCCCGGCGCCATCCTCACCGCGCTCGTCAGCTTCCTGCTTGTCGCCGTCGCCCTCTACTTCTTCATTGTGATGCCGATGAACAGGCTGGCCGAGCGGCGCGCCGCCGGCATCGAGCAGGAGCCGCAGGCCCCCGCCGAGGACATCGCCCTCCTCACCGAGATCCGCGACCTGCTGCGCGAGACCTCCCGGCCGCAATCCTGA
- the hpaH gene encoding 2-oxo-hept-4-ene-1,7-dioate hydratase: MLARDVIEEIAAELAEADGSKEPIRRITARHPEATVEDAYAIQGVWRDRQVAAGRRLVGRKIGLTSKAMQAATGITEPDYGVLFDDTVYENGSIIEYDRFMQVRIEVELAFVLKDALEGPACTIFDVLRATEYVVPALEILNSHVELEGRTIVDTISDNAAYGAMVLGGNPVAPDAVDLRWVSALLYKNETIEETGVAAGVLNHPATGVAWLANKFAQHGSRLEAGEIILAGSFTRPMWVERGDTVLCDYGSMGTISCRFV; the protein is encoded by the coding sequence ATGTTGGCTAGAGACGTCATCGAGGAGATCGCCGCGGAGCTCGCGGAGGCGGACGGGTCGAAGGAGCCGATCCGTCGGATCACGGCCCGCCACCCCGAGGCAACGGTCGAGGACGCCTACGCGATCCAGGGCGTGTGGCGCGACAGGCAGGTCGCGGCGGGGCGCAGGCTCGTCGGCCGCAAGATCGGCCTGACCTCGAAGGCCATGCAGGCCGCCACCGGCATCACCGAACCCGACTACGGGGTCCTGTTCGATGACACGGTGTACGAGAACGGCTCCATCATCGAGTACGACCGCTTCATGCAGGTCCGCATCGAGGTTGAGCTCGCCTTCGTCCTCAAGGACGCGCTCGAGGGCCCGGCCTGCACGATCTTCGACGTGCTGCGGGCGACGGAGTATGTCGTTCCCGCGCTCGAGATCCTCAACTCCCACGTTGAGCTCGAGGGCCGCACGATCGTCGACACGATCTCCGACAACGCGGCCTACGGGGCGATGGTGCTCGGCGGCAACCCGGTCGCCCCCGACGCCGTTGACCTGCGGTGGGTCTCAGCACTTCTCTATAAGAACGAGACGATTGAGGAGACCGGCGTCGCCGCCGGTGTCCTCAACCACCCCGCCACCGGGGTCGCCTGGCTGGCGAACAAGTTCGCCCAGCACGGATCGCGGCTCGAGGCGGGCGAGATCATCCTCGCCGGTTCGTTCACGCGGCCGATGTGGGTCGAGCGGGGCGACACGGTGCTGTGCGATTACGGGTCGATGGGGACGATCTCATGCCGATTCGTCTGA